A stretch of the Capricornis sumatraensis isolate serow.1 chromosome 19, serow.2, whole genome shotgun sequence genome encodes the following:
- the COCH gene encoding cochlin: MWASWIPVLCLGVCLLLPPEPVGSEGAVPIAITCFTRGLDIRKEKADVLCPGGCPLEEFSVFGHIVYASVSSICGAAVHRGVIGNSGGPVRIYSLPGRENYSSVVANGIQSQTLSRWSTSFTVTKGKSGTQEATGQAVSTAHPATGKRLKKTPEKKTGNKDCKADIAFLIDGSFNIGQRRFNLQKNFVGKVALMLGIGTEGPHVGLVQASEHPKIEFYLNNFTSAKDVLFAIKEVGFRGGNSNTGKALKHTAQKFFTADTGVRKGIPKVVVVFIDGWPSDDIEEAGIVAREFGVNVFIVSVAKPIPEELGMVQDVAFVDKAVCRNNGFFSYHMPNWFGTTKYVKPLVQKLCTHEQMMCSKTCYNSVNIAFLIDGSSSVGESNFRLMLEFVSNIAKTFEISDIGAKIAAVQFTYDQRREFSFTDYSTKENVLAVIRNIRYMSGGTATGDAISFTVRNVFGPMRDSPNKNFLVIVTDGQSYDDVRGPAAAAHDAGITIFSVGVAWAPLDDLKDMASKPKESHAFFTREFTGLEPIVSDVIRGICRDFLESQQ; the protein is encoded by the exons ATGTGGGCATCCTGGATCCCGGTTCTCTGCCTCG GTGTCTGTCTGCTGCTGCCGCCGGAGCCTGTAGGCAGCGAGGGAGCCG ttCCCATCGCTATCACATGCTTTACCAGAGGCCTGGAcatcaggaaagaaaaagcagatgTCCTCTGCCCAGGCGGCTGCCCTCTGGAAGAGTTCTCCGTGTTTGGGCACATAGTGTACGCGTCTGTATCAAGCATATGTGGCGCCGCTGTCCACAG GGGGGTAATTGGCAACTCAGGGGGACCTGTGAGaatctatagcctgccaggtcgAGAAAACTATTCCTCAGTAGTTGCCAATGGCATCCAGTCTCAGACGCTTTCCAGATGGTCCACTTCTTTCACAGTGACAA aAGGCAAAAGTGGTACCCAGGAAGCCACAGGGCAAGCAGTGTCCACAGCACATCCAGCAACAG GTAAACGACTAAAGAAAACACCGGAGAAGAAAACTGGCAATAAGG ACTGTAAAGCAGACATTGCATTTCTGATCGATGGGAGTTTTAATATTGGGCAACGCCGATTTAATCTACAGAAGAATTTTGTGGGGAAAGTGGCTCTAATGTTGGGAATTGGAACCGAAGGACCACACGTGGGCCTTGTTCAAGCCAG tgAACATCCTAAAATAGAATTTTACTTGAACAACTTTACATCAGCCAAAGATGTTTTGTTTGCTATAAAGGAAGTAGGTTTCAGAGGGGGTAATTCCAATACAG GAAAAGCCTTGAAGCATACCGCCCAGAAATTCTTCACTGCGGACACTGGAGTGAGAAAAGGGATTCCCAAAGTGGTGGTGGTATTTATTGATGGCTGGCCTTCTGATGACATCGAGGAAGCAGGCATTGTGGCCAGGGAGTTTGGCGTCAATGTATTTATAGTTTCTGTGGCTAAGCCTATCCCTGAGGAACTGGGAATGGTTCAGGATGTTGCATTTGTTGACAAG GCTGTCTGTCGGAATAACGGCTTCTTCTCTTACCACATGCCCAATTGGTTCGGCACCACAAAATACGTAAAGCCTCTGGTACAGAAGCTCTGCACTCACGAGCAAATGATGTGCAGCAAGACCTGTTATAACTCAGTGAACATTGCCTTTCTGATTGATGGCTCCAGTAGTGTTGGAGAAAGTAATTTCCGCCTCATGCTTGAATTTGTTTCCAACATAGCTAAGACTTTTGAAATCTCAGACATTGGTGCCAAGATAGCTGCAGTACAGTTCACCTATGATCAGCGCAGAGAGTTCAGTTTCACTGACTATAGCACCAAAGAGAATGTCCTAGCTGTTATCAGGAACATCCGCTACATGAGTGGTGGGACAGCTACtggggatgccatttcctttacTGTTAGAAATGTGTTTGGGCCCATGAGAGACAGCCCCAACAAGAACTTCCTGGTAATAGTCACAGATGGGCAGTCCTATGACGACGTTCgagggcctgctgctgctgcacatGATGCAG GTATCACCATCTTCTCTGTTGGTGTGGCTTGGGCACCTCTGGATGACCTGAAAGATATGGCCTCTAAACCAAAGGAGTCGCATGCCTTCTTCACAAGAGAATTCACAGGATTAGAACCAATTGTTTCTGATGTGATCAGAGGCATCTGTAGAGATTTCTTAGAATCCCAGCAATAA